From a region of the Euwallacea similis isolate ESF13 chromosome 3, ESF131.1, whole genome shotgun sequence genome:
- the LOC136420030 gene encoding probable inactive tRNA-specific adenosine deaminase-like protein 3, whose protein sequence is MSSNPKKIKLDLSATSKLLPLLSDDLLQDTPLITVFVGKIKDLKTTSKVVVSLNSCLPIPELAHLKRIKAKEVILLPSERISKDEIQCLLRSKGFDTDLLCDEFRDVSVARIPPRTRKQYLKVLELWPCNFHPDKYIEKLSTNTLFNSSEIEKHEHYMRMAILVATLARQLKLSSCTSGVVIIDPKMDSAVAFGFSNTQNNPCKHPPMVAIDNVAKTQNGNIADQLDLSGFHPELLNHVKMKFPEAVFGASKFKKKNELVEPTDGPYLCTGYYAYCTHEPCIMCAMALVHSRINRVFYGVGSSNGGLGTLCKIHTVKNLNHHYEVFAKLFEQECRML, encoded by the coding sequence ATGTCTTCaaacccaaaaaaaattaaactagaCCTCTCTGCAACATCAAAACTACTTCCATTACTCTCAGATGATCTGCTACAGGACACCCCATTAATTACAGTCTTTGTGGGCAAAATTAAGGACCTGAAAACAACTTCAAAAGTTGTAGTTAGTTTAAATTCTTGCCTGCCCATTCCTGAATTGGCTCACTTAAAGCGAATTAAAGCTAAGGAAGTAATTTTATTGCCCTCGGAAAGAATTTCAAAAGATGAAATTCAGTGCTTGTTAAGATCTAAGGGATTTGATACTGATTTGCTATGTGATGAATTTAGAGATGTTAGTGTTGCAAGAATACCACCACGGACCAGGAAGCAGTATCTGAAAGTGCTTGAGCTGTGGCCCTGCAACTTTCATCCAGACAAATACATTGAAAAGCTATCAACTAATACCTTATTTAACAGTTCTGAGATTGAAAAGCATGAACATTATATGAGAATGGCAATATTAGTTGCCACTCTAGCCAGACAACTCAAGCTTAGTAGTTGTACCTCGGGGGTAGTCATAATAGACCCAAAAATGGATTCTGCAGTTGCTTTTGGCTTCTCTAATACACAAAACAACCCCTGCAAACACCCTCCTATGGTGGCCATAGACAATGTAGCAAAGACGCAAAATGGGAATATTGCTGATCAACTGGATCTTTCAGGTTTCCATCCAGAGTTGTTAAATCatgttaaaatgaaatttcctgAAGCAGTATTTGGAGCTTCAAagttcaaaaagaaaaacgagCTTGTGGAACCCACAGATGGACCTTATTTATGCACTGGGTATTATGCTTATTGCACTCACGAACCTTGTATTATGTGCGCAATGGCTTTAGTTCACAGTCGGATCAACAGAGTCTTCTATGGTGTGGGCAGTTCGAATGGGGGTCTGGGCACTTTGTGCAAAATCCATAcagtgaaaaatttgaatcatcATTATGAGGTGTTTGCCAAGTTATTTGAACAGGAGTGCAGAatgttgtga